Genomic window (Nitrospirales bacterium LBB_01):
TGGGTTTCTGAGTTATCAGGTAATGGAGCCGTTTCTGACAGCTATTGCCTGGGCGCTTGTGTTAGGGATAGTGTTTTATCCGCTTTTTTTGCTAATTGGCAGGGTTGTGAAGTGGAGGATTGGGGCATCTCTGATAACACTTTTCATAATAGTTTTTATGATAGCCGGGCCGTTTTTTTATATGTTTATGTTAATGGGAAAAGAGGTCAAGCATCTTATTCAGTATTTAAATGACACCAACTACGAAAGCATAACCCACATTTTCACGCTAAGACCTGTAACATGGTTTCTTGAGCATATACATATTAAAGCTCCAAACGGTGATTTAGACATAAAAGCTCTGATAAATGAAAACGTGGTAAAAATCGGGCAAAACATCATGCCGCATCTTACGTATGGAGTCAAAAATGTTTTTATTGGAATTTTAAATTTCACAATAATGGTGTTTACATTGTTTTTCTTTTTCATAGACGGCCCTCGCTTTATAAACAATATAATGACGCTCTTACCTTTTTCCAAAAACCACAGGGCACGGCTCTCTAAGGAGATAAAGGACATGGTCATCTCGGCCATATACGGGGGTGTGGTAGTATCGTTTTCACAGGGACTTGTGGCAGGTGTGGTGTTTTATTTTCTGGATGTTAAAGCGCCGGTGCTTTTAGGTACGTTTACAGTGTTGATGTCATTTATACCGGGCGGCGCAGTAGCAGTGTGGGGAGTGGTGGACATTATACTATTCCTAAACGGCTCATACACGCACGGGATTATACTTTTGCTTGCAGGAACATTTGGTATCAGTATGATTGACAACATTGTGCGGCCAATAATTGTAAGCGGAAGAACAAACGTGCCGGTGTTGATTATATTTTTTGCAGTAATTGGAGGCATCAAGGAGTTTGGAATGGTTGGGATAATTATGGGCCCTCTGGTGCTTGTGTTGTTTGTCTCCCTTGTTGAAATTTTTAGAACGATTGAAGAGGAAAATGCTGCTTGATAAGAGAGCATGATTTTTCACATAGGTGTTTTGACATATTTTTGTACTTATCAGTACAATGAAATCATGCTAAATAATTTTACGGTTAAAAACTATAAAAATATCACTCTTGAAGAGCCGCTGAGGCTCGATGCATTAAATATATTTATTGGACCAAATGGCTGCGGCAAGTCAAACCTGTTTGAAGCCATTCAATTTTTACAAGACAGCATAGAGCATGGTCTTCAAAAAACTATAAGAACTTACCGCAAGGGGCTGGATTCTATTTTAAATAAAAATACAATTCCACCTTGTGAAATTAACTTCAAATGGTGTTTTTCCCTCCTGCAACGTACGATGTATTTTGGTGGTGGCATTAAGCCTATAGAGTATTTACTGGATTTAGAGGTTTTCGATTTCAATAAATATAGCGTTAAACATGAAACTTTAAAGGATA
Coding sequences:
- a CDS encoding AI-2E family transporter; the protein is MVQVNKFYIVSLVILILVFGFLSYQVMEPFLTAIAWALVLGIVFYPLFLLIGRVVKWRIGASLITLFIIVFMIAGPFFYMFMLMGKEVKHLIQYLNDTNYESITHIFTLRPVTWFLEHIHIKAPNGDLDIKALINENVVKIGQNIMPHLTYGVKNVFIGILNFTIMVFTLFFFFIDGPRFINNIMTLLPFSKNHRARLSKEIKDMVISAIYGGVVVSFSQGLVAGVVFYFLDVKAPVLLGTFTVLMSFIPGGAVAVWGVVDIILFLNGSYTHGIILLLAGTFGISMIDNIVRPIIVSGRTNVPVLIIFFAVIGGIKEFGMVGIIMGPLVLVLFVSLVEIFRTIEEENAA